From the genome of Apus apus isolate bApuApu2 chromosome 19, bApuApu2.pri.cur, whole genome shotgun sequence, one region includes:
- the MRRF gene encoding ribosome-recycling factor, mitochondrial isoform X1 yields MAMALRGVRLLRGLLCSPSCALSRGLPQPPACPALLMPPCRPGGQQLLARQLATKKAKGKGQSPAKVNISAALVEDIINLEETNEDMQAVIEALKEDFNRNLSVRTSPGALDHIVVVTKDGKFPLNQLGQISQKSPQLLIVNMASFPESTAAATKAIRESGMNLNPEVDGTIIRVPIPKVTREHRESLAKLAKQSTNKSKEALRKVRSKSMNQVKKSKSKVSEDTIWLLEKQIQQMADSAAAEMDKLLAAKTKELLG; encoded by the exons ATGGCGATGGCGCTGCGGGGCGTCCGGCTGCTGcgggggctgctctgctccccctcctGCGCCCTGAGccgggggctgccccagccccccgccTGCCCGGCCCTGCTCATGCCCCCCTGCCGGCCGGggggccagcagctgctggcacgGCAGCTTGCCACCAAGAAAG CTAAAGGCAAAGGACAGAGTCCAGCCAAGGTGAATATCAGTGCTGCCCTTGTTGAGGATATTATCAATTTGGAGGAAACCAATGAAGACATGCAGGCAGTGATAGAAGCTCTCAAAGAAGATTTCAACAGAAACCTCAGTGTTAGGACCTCACCAG GGGCCCTTGATCACATCGTGGTGGTGACAAAGGACGGGAAGTTTCCGCTGAACCAGCTGGGGCAGATCTCACAGAAGTCACCGCAGCTCTTGATAGTGAACATGGCCAGTTTTCCAGAG agcacagctgcagctACGAAGGCTATAAGAGAGAGTGGCATGAACCTGAACCCAGAAGTGGATGGGACAATAATTCGGGTGCCAATTCCCAA GGTAACGAGAGAGCACAGGGAGAGCCTGGCCAAGCTTGCCAAGCAGTCCACCAACAAGTCCAAAGAGGCCCTGAGAAAGGTGCGAAGCAAAAGTATGAACCAGGTAAAGAAGTCCAAGAGCAAAGTGTCTGAAGACACCATCTGGCTGCTAGAAAAGCAG ATCCAGCAAATGGCAgacagtgctgcagcagagatggacaagctgctggcagccaagACCAAGGAGCTGCTTGGGTAA
- the MRRF gene encoding ribosome-recycling factor, mitochondrial isoform X2 has translation MQAVIEALKEDFNRNLSVRTSPGALDHIVVVTKDGKFPLNQLGQISQKSPQLLIVNMASFPESTAAATKAIRESGMNLNPEVDGTIIRVPIPKVTREHRESLAKLAKQSTNKSKEALRKVRSKSMNQVKKSKSKVSEDTIWLLEKQIQQMADSAAAEMDKLLAAKTKELLG, from the exons ATGCAGGCAGTGATAGAAGCTCTCAAAGAAGATTTCAACAGAAACCTCAGTGTTAGGACCTCACCAG GGGCCCTTGATCACATCGTGGTGGTGACAAAGGACGGGAAGTTTCCGCTGAACCAGCTGGGGCAGATCTCACAGAAGTCACCGCAGCTCTTGATAGTGAACATGGCCAGTTTTCCAGAG agcacagctgcagctACGAAGGCTATAAGAGAGAGTGGCATGAACCTGAACCCAGAAGTGGATGGGACAATAATTCGGGTGCCAATTCCCAA GGTAACGAGAGAGCACAGGGAGAGCCTGGCCAAGCTTGCCAAGCAGTCCACCAACAAGTCCAAAGAGGCCCTGAGAAAGGTGCGAAGCAAAAGTATGAACCAGGTAAAGAAGTCCAAGAGCAAAGTGTCTGAAGACACCATCTGGCTGCTAGAAAAGCAG ATCCAGCAAATGGCAgacagtgctgcagcagagatggacaagctgctggcagccaagACCAAGGAGCTGCTTGGGTAA
- the PTGS1 gene encoding prostaglandin G/H synthase 1: MGGGCRARAPPAAGLRLLLAQALLLCTAGTAATDGSVDPCCHFPCQHQGVCMRVGLGGYECDCTRTGYFGTNCTSPELWTRLHDLLKPSPAFYHFILTHFRWFWDIVNSTFIRDTLMMLVLTVRANLIPSPPTFNSDYGYISWEAYSNVSYYTRVLPPVPENCPTPMGTKGKKQLPDPQLLAERFLRRQKFEADPRGTNLMFAFFAQHFTHQFFKTSGKMGRGFTKALGHGVDLGHLYGDNLQRQHQLRLFRDGKLKFQVVDGEVYPPMVTDAPVHMVYPSAVPKEKQLAVGQEVFGLLPGLCVYATLWLREHNRVCDILKREHPTWSDEQLFQTARLILIGETIKIVIEDYVQHLSGYFFSLKFDPELLFGTQFQYRNRIAVEFNQLYHWHGLMPDSFIIQGEEYSYEQFLYNTSMLMDYGVEALVESFSKQSAGRIGGGQTINANILQVAIGVIKESRQLRLQPFNEYRKRFGMKPYKSFQELTGEEEKAAELEELYGDIDALEFYLGLLLEKPQPNGIFGESMVEIGAPFSLKGLLGNPICSPEYWKPSTFGGATGFEIVKTASLEKLVCLNVKRCPYVAFHVPDAAEKNSPRGGGPSTEL; the protein is encoded by the exons ATGGGCGGTGGGTGCCgagcccgggccccgccggccgcggggctgaggctgctgctcgcccaggccctgctgctctgcaccgCCGGGACGGCCGCGACCGACGGCTCCG TGGATCCCTGTTGCCAtttcccctgccagcaccaagGGGTCTGCATGAGGGTCGGCCTGGGAGGATACGAGTGTGACTGCACACGGACGGGATACTTCGGCACCAACTGCACCTCCC CCGAGCTCTGGACACGCCTCCATGATCTGCTGAAGCCCAGTCCTGCCTTCTACCACTTCATACTGACCCACTTCAGATGGTTTTGGGACATTGTCAACAGCACCTTCATCCGGGATACACTCATGATGCTCGTGCTGACAG TTCGTGCCAATCTcatccccagccctcccacctTCAACTCTGACTATGGCTACATCAGCTGGGAGGCCTATTCCAACGTCAGCTACTACACCCGTGTCCTCCCGCCCGTGCCAGAAAACTGCCCCACACCCATGGGGACCAAAG GCAAAAAGCAGCTCCCCgacccccagctcctggcagagaGGTTCCTGCGACGGCAGAAGTTTGAAGCTGATCCCCGAGGCACCAACCTGATGTTTGCCTTCTTTGCCCAGCATTTCACCCACCAGTTCTTCAAGACATCTGGGAAGATGGGACGTGGCTTCACCAAGGCACTGGGGCATGGG GTGGACCTGGGGCATTTGTATGGGGACAACCTGCAGCGGCAGCACCAGCTGCGACTCTTCAGGGATGGGAAGCTGAAATTCCAG GTGGTGGATGGAGAGGTGTACCCCCCCATGGTCACTGATGCTCCGGTTCACATGGTCTACCCGTCGGCTGTCcccaaggagaagcagctggcagtggggcaggaggTGTTCGGGCTGCTGCCGGGGCTCTGCGTTTACGCCACCCTCTGGCTGCGCGAGCACAACCGCGTCTGCGATATCCTGAAACGGGAACATCCCACCTGGAGCGACGAGCAGCTCTTCCAGACGGCTCGTCTCATCCTCATCG GGGAGACCATTAAGATTGTCATTGAAGACTACGTCCAGCACCTCAGCGGGTACTTCTTCAGCCTCAAGTTTGACCCTGAGCTGCTGTTTGGGACACAGTTCCAGTACCGGAATCGCATTGCGGTGGAGTTCAACCAGCTCTATCACTGGCACGGGCTGATGCCCGACTCCTTCATCATCCAGGGGGAGGAGTACAGCTACGAGCAGTTCCTCTACAACACCTCCATGCTCATGGACTATGGTGTAGAGGCACTGGTGGAGTCCTTTTCCAAGCAGAGTGCAGGAAGG ATTGGTGGGGGACAAACCATCAATGCCAACATCTTACAAGTGGCCATTGGGGTCATCAAGGAGTCCCggcagctgaggctgcagccaTTTAACGAGTATCGGAAGAGGTTTGGCATGAAGCCCTACAAGTCCTTCCAGGAGCTCACAG gggaggaagagaaggcagcagagctggaagagctgTATGGAGACATTGATGCTCTGGAGTTTTATCTGGGCTTGCTGCTTGAGAAACCCCAACCCAATGGTATTTTTGGAGAAAGCATGGTGGAGATCGGAGCTCCGTTTTCCCTCAAGGGGCTTTTGGGAAACCCCATCTGCTCCCCAGAGTACTGGAAACCCAGTACATTTGGTGGAGCAACTGGCTTTGAGATAGTGAAAACAGCATCACTTGAGAAGCTCGTGTGCCTCAACGTGAAGAGGTGCCCGTACGTGGCATTTCATGTGCCAGATGCTGCAGAGAAGAACAGTCCTCGCGGTGGTGGGCCCTCTACAGAGCTCTAG
- the PDCL gene encoding phosducin-like protein isoform X1, translating into MTTLDDKMLGEKLQYYYSSSEGEDEDSDKEDKEEESTIPEGVGEVELSSDGSAINTGPKGVINDWRRYKQLETEQRQEQRREMERLIKKLSMTCRSHLDEEADKQKQKELQEKINGKMTLQEYNTIHNDEDDEEFLQQYRKQRMEEMRQQLYNGQQFKQVFEITSGEAFLDTVDKEHKSTLIMIHIYEDDIPGTESLHGCMICLAAEYPTVKFCRVKSSLIGASARFTNNALPALLIYKAGELIGNFVRITDQLGEDFFAVDLEAFLQECGLLPEKDLVLLTSIHNPSACYSEDSDLEID; encoded by the exons ATGACTACTTTGGATGATAAAATGCTTGGTGAGAAGCTCCAGTATTACTACAGCAGTAGTGAGGGTGAGGACGAAGACAGTGACAAAGAAGATAAAGAAGAGGAGAGCACCATTCCTGAAGGCGTGGGGGAAGTGGAGCTGAGCAGCGATGGCAGTGCCATCAACACAG GTCCCAAAGGAGTCATCAATGACTGGCGGAGATACAAGCAGCTGGAGACTGAGCAGCGGCAGGAGCAGCGCAGGGAGATGGAACGGCTGATCAAGAAGTTATCTATGACCTGTAGGTCTCACCTGGATGAAGAGGCTGataagcagaagcagaaggagctTCAGGAAAAAATCAATGGGAAG aTGACTCTACAAGAATATAACACGATTCACaatgatgaagatgatgaggaGTTTTTACAGCAGTACAGGAAGCAGCGAATGGAGGAGATGAGGCAGCAGCTCTACAATGGGCAGCAATTTAAACAGGTTTTTGAGATTACCAGTGGTGAGGCATTTTTGGACACAGTTGATAAAGAGCATAAAAGCACACTGATCATGATCCATATTTATGAAGATGATATCCCTGGCACTGAATCCCTGCATGGCTGTATGATCTGTCTGGCTGCTGAGTATCCAACAGTGAAATTCTGCAGAGTAAAGAGTTCTCTCATTGGTGCCAGTGCTCGCTTCACCAACAATGCTCTGCCAGCTTTGCTGATCTATAAGGCAGGTGAGCTCATTGGCAATTTTGTGCGAATCACTGACCAGCTTGGAGaagatttttttgctgtagACCTGGAGGCTTTTCTGCAGGAATGTGGCTTGCTTCCAGAAAAAGATCTAGTGCTCCTGACTTCTATCCATAATCCGTCTGCATGTTACAGTGAAGACAGTGATCTGGAAATAGACTGA
- the PDCL gene encoding phosducin-like protein isoform X2, whose translation MVVRKLILHEQEHTKCFCTSEPQNTMTTLDDKMLGEKLQYYYSSSEGEDEDSDKEDKEEESTIPEGVGEVELSSDGSAINTGPKGVINDWRRYKQLETEQRQEQRREMERLIKKLSMTCRSHLDEEADKQKQKELQEKINGKMTLQEYNTIHNDEDDEEFLQQYRKQRMEEMRQQLYNGQQFKQVFEITSGEAFLDTVDKEHKSTLIMIHIYEDDIPGTESLHGCMICLAAEYPTVKFCRVKSSLIGASARFTNNALPALLIYKAGELIGNFVRITDQLGEDFFAVDLEAFLQECGLLPEKDLVLLTSIHNPSACYSEDSDLEID comes from the exons ATGGTGGTTAGGAAATTAATTCTCCACGAACAAGAACACACCAAGTGTTTCTGCACTAGTGAGCCTCAG aacaCAATGACTACTTTGGATGATAAAATGCTTGGTGAGAAGCTCCAGTATTACTACAGCAGTAGTGAGGGTGAGGACGAAGACAGTGACAAAGAAGATAAAGAAGAGGAGAGCACCATTCCTGAAGGCGTGGGGGAAGTGGAGCTGAGCAGCGATGGCAGTGCCATCAACACAG GTCCCAAAGGAGTCATCAATGACTGGCGGAGATACAAGCAGCTGGAGACTGAGCAGCGGCAGGAGCAGCGCAGGGAGATGGAACGGCTGATCAAGAAGTTATCTATGACCTGTAGGTCTCACCTGGATGAAGAGGCTGataagcagaagcagaaggagctTCAGGAAAAAATCAATGGGAAG aTGACTCTACAAGAATATAACACGATTCACaatgatgaagatgatgaggaGTTTTTACAGCAGTACAGGAAGCAGCGAATGGAGGAGATGAGGCAGCAGCTCTACAATGGGCAGCAATTTAAACAGGTTTTTGAGATTACCAGTGGTGAGGCATTTTTGGACACAGTTGATAAAGAGCATAAAAGCACACTGATCATGATCCATATTTATGAAGATGATATCCCTGGCACTGAATCCCTGCATGGCTGTATGATCTGTCTGGCTGCTGAGTATCCAACAGTGAAATTCTGCAGAGTAAAGAGTTCTCTCATTGGTGCCAGTGCTCGCTTCACCAACAATGCTCTGCCAGCTTTGCTGATCTATAAGGCAGGTGAGCTCATTGGCAATTTTGTGCGAATCACTGACCAGCTTGGAGaagatttttttgctgtagACCTGGAGGCTTTTCTGCAGGAATGTGGCTTGCTTCCAGAAAAAGATCTAGTGCTCCTGACTTCTATCCATAATCCGTCTGCATGTTACAGTGAAGACAGTGATCTGGAAATAGACTGA